The Geobacter sp. AOG2 genome includes a window with the following:
- a CDS encoding M48 family metallopeptidase: protein MTVSKEPQRRQQAQLRPDSIECNGIAIPFRYCHSRRRTLGMTVRPDKSVIVRAPLRTSLGDIRDFVSRRAAWIARVWREFDGRPPVLPQSYDSGATFFFQGKGYVLTLEHGAAESVVLRGGSLVVAAPGKLEAPDLRRIVDTWYWDQARSIFPEREIECHRRMEAEGFPLPPLVIRPMKSRWGSYSYRTGRITLNLHLIKASPACLDYVIIHELCHVRVRHHGPGFWKLVERYVPDHARLRKQLNGIM from the coding sequence GTGACCGTTTCCAAAGAACCGCAGCGGCGTCAGCAGGCTCAGCTACGTCCCGATTCCATCGAGTGCAATGGCATCGCGATTCCGTTCAGATATTGCCATTCCCGGCGCAGGACCCTGGGCATGACGGTCAGGCCGGACAAGTCGGTGATCGTCCGGGCTCCCTTGCGCACCTCCCTCGGGGATATCCGGGATTTCGTCTCCCGGCGGGCGGCATGGATTGCCAGGGTGTGGCGGGAGTTCGACGGCAGGCCGCCCGTGCTTCCCCAGAGCTACGACAGCGGTGCGACCTTTTTCTTCCAGGGGAAGGGGTATGTCTTGACCCTGGAGCACGGCGCGGCCGAATCGGTTGTGCTCAGGGGCGGTTCGCTGGTGGTTGCCGCTCCGGGCAAGCTGGAGGCCCCGGATCTCCGCCGGATCGTCGATACCTGGTATTGGGACCAGGCGAGGAGCATCTTCCCGGAGCGGGAAATCGAGTGTCACCGGAGGATGGAGGCGGAAGGCTTTCCCCTCCCCCCCCTCGTGATCCGACCCATGAAAAGCCGTTGGGGGAGCTACTCGTACCGTACCGGCCGCATAACGCTCAATCTCCACCTCATCAAGGCATCCCCTGCGTGTCTCGATTACGTAATCATCCACGAGTTGTGCCATGTCAGGGTGCGACACCACGGGCCCGGTTTCTGGAAGCTGGTCGAGCGCTACGTACCGGATCACGCCAGGCTGCGCAAACAGCTCAACGGTATCATGTAA